GGTCCCCAGGAACACCTATAACTCTTTTTACTAAATCTTTTTCTTTTCCATTAGCTTGTACTAAATCAGATTTAAAAACTATAATATCTCCTCTTTGAGGCTCTTTATGATTATAGGCAACTCTATTTATTATTAAATAGTCTTTTTCCTCAAGTGTTGGGTACATTGATGAGCCTTGTACTAATGTAGGTCTAACAAAGTGAGTTATTACAAGTGCTATGACTAGTGAGGTAACTATTATTTTTATCCATTCTATTATTTCCTTTTTAACATTTGCGCTCAAATTCACCATCTCCTCCATGTTCTACATACTTAGATAAAAGTTCTATAACTATATCATTTATATGTTCATACTTTTTAGTATTTATTCCCAAATCTAAAAGTTCACACGCCTTTATCAAGTCATAAACAACTTCCATAGGACTTCCATAAATGTTTTCAATATCTTCCTTACTTACACCTCTAAATCCATGGCCTACAGGGCTTTCATTTCTAAGTCTTATTAAATTTTCAAGCTTTTCACTATTTAGTATTTCAAGAACTCGGTCCATCCTTTTAGTTTGTTTTAGATATCTTTTTATATACTGAGTTACACCATGTATAAGATTACCATTATATATATTATACTTCTTTTTTAGTGTATATAGTATATTTTTCTTAGATACCATATTGCCATGCATTGATACCGTATACCTTTTACCTTCTTTGGTATTAACAAATATATATTTAAATAAAGCTTCTTTTAATCTATACAGTCTTCCTAAAAAATCTATATATTCTTCATTAACAATTTGAATTTTTATATTTTCAATTAACTCTGATAGTATATCTTCAGGTTCTCCTTTATTTAAATTTTCTAAATTAGTTATAAGATTTTTAATTTCTTTTCTCTCCAGCATTTGTTCACTTAAATTTTTAGTAAGTTTAAGTGCCGTTTTAAAATCAAAATTAGTAGCATATTTACATGATTTTAATAAATAATATAAATCTCCACTCTCTATTCCGCATTCAATTAATATATCTAAAACACCATCGTAATCATATCTTTGCAAAAACTTAGATATTACTAACTCTTGACTTTTGTTTATATAACTCATAAAATCACTCCTATTTATTTTTTATGTTTATGTTTCCTTTTCTTTAATCTTAAAAAACGTCTTCTAGCATAATCTGTGTATTCATCTAACTTATCTAAGCTTATTTTCCATAAATAAATTAAGTAAATAACAAAACATATAGAAGCCCATGTCGTTTTTATCATAGCTAAAACATCAAATACTCCATGTAAAACTATCGGTATTAAAATCAGCTTAGCTAAAAATACTTTTCTCACTTTAGGCTTATCCAAATTAAACTTATACATAGATAAGTAATATCCCATATTTATTGCAAATAAAACATGTGCAGGAATAGATATTACAGCTCTAGCTAATCCAATTTGCAATAAGTTTAATTGGTTGCCATGAAAAATATAAATAAGATTTTCTATTGTAGCAAATCCAAGAGTCGTAAATATACTGTAAACTATTCCATCTAATTTTTCTGTATAATGCCTACTTCTTAAAGTATAAGGAATTAAAATCATAATTTTTAAAATTTCTTCTGTTGCAGCTGCTACTACAAATGCAGTGTAAATTAAATTTAAATGTGAATTATCAATCTTAGCTTTAAGTAATATATCTTCAATAGCTATTGCAGGTATACTTATCAATGTACCTATAAAAAATAATCTTATAAGTACCTTTATAGGTTCTTTATCATATTTATCTTTTATATATATCCATATTAAAATCGCTATTGTAGGCGCTAGAGATATTATTAACAAGTCTAATTTCATTTTTTGTATTACCTTTCTTTTTTATCATTCATATTATATTATTTCCAAATATCTTAACAAAATAATACCTTTATTCATACTATGTATAGATAAGTTGATTTTATATAAGAAAGGAGTTTTTTTATGCAAGATGGTTTTTTAACTGTTAGCGTGGTAGATAGCACTACTAACTTTCCAGTTGTAGGTGCAAACGTAAATGTATACTCCGTCGGAGATGACAATAAAGCCTCGACAGTAATTTATCAAAATTTAAAAACTGATATCTCCGGTCAGGTTGTTGGCTTAAATCTAGCTGCTCCAGATTTAATATATTCTCAACAACCAAGTGATGTAAGACCTTACAGTCAATATATAGTAGAGGTTATCAAAGATGGATACGAAACAATTATAATTAATGGTACACAAGTTTTAGCAACGGTTATAGCTCAACAAGGTATCCAAATGATACCTCGTCAAAGAAGTAAACGCTTATATAGTAGACAAAACGAAATAGTAGTTGATATAGGCGCTCATACATTATGGGGTACTTATCCTCCTAAGATTCCTGAAAGTGACCTAAAACCTATCCCACCTCCAACAGGGTTCGTTGTTTTAGATAATCCAGTAGTCCCAGAATTTGTAGTTGTTCATGATGGCTTGCCTGAAAATAAAAATGCTCCTGACTATTGGGTGTATTTTAAAGACTATGTAAAAAATGTTGCTTCTTCAGAGATTTATTCTACATGGCCAACAGAAACAATACTAGCTAATGTAATAGCGATTGTTTCATTTACATTAAATAGAGTTTTTACTGAATGGTATAGAAGTAAAGGTTACTCATTTACCATTACTTCAACTACAGCTTATGACCACAAATATATTCACGAAAGAAATGTATTCGATACTATAAGCATTGCTGTAGACGAAGTTTTCAACACTTTTATAAAAAGACCTCCAACCGCTAGACAGCCTTTGTTAGCACAATATTGTGATGGAAATAAAACTCAATGTCCTGGTCAAATGACTCAATGGGGAAGTAAAAATTTAGGAGATCAAGGCCTTAGTTATGAAGAAATTTTAAGAAAGTTTTATGGTGAAAGTATAGTCCTTGAAAAAGCTCCTGTAGTAAGTGGAGTTCCTGTATCATTCCCTGGCGAAGCTCTAAAAGTAGGCTCTTCAGGTAAAGATGTTAGAACAATTCAAAATCAATTGAATGCTATTTCTAAGGGATATCCTGCAATTCCTAAAGTTAAAGAAGATGGAGTATTTGGTCAAGATACTGCAGACTCTGTTAAAGTATTTCAAGGTATATTTGGATTACCTCAAAGCGGAATTGTAGACTTTAAAACATGGTATGAACTTTCTAGAGTTTATGTTGCAGTTACAAAAATAGCTTCTTTAAATCCAACAATTTAATCGAAAAATTTAAATAGTGTAGTAATATTACTACACTATTTAAATATATTTATATATTTTTCATTTAAAATGTGATTTATTTTATCTGCACTTATTCTAAACTCTGGAATTCCACCTGCAAAAGGAGCTATCTCATACAAATCAAAATATATAACTAACTTATCATCTTGAATGTAAAATTTTTGATTTTCAGAAATTGATTTAAAACTATACTCTTGTTTATTCTCTTTTATTTCATCCCTTATTAAACCATTTATAACCTTCTTATAATCTGAGTTTTCTTTAAATAAATCTTTTAAATTTAAGTTTTGTCCGTTTTCTATAAATATATTATAGGACCTATTCTCATAGTATCCATGAGCCCCTCCACTATATTGGTAAATTTTAATTAAAATACTTAGCATTGAATCACTATTTTTTTTAACATCAAAATCTACATTATATATATACGGAGTTATATATTCTTTAGGTGTATTTTTTAAAAAGTCTTTAGCTTCTTCTTCTACTTCAAAATATCCATTCATTATGTCATTTTTTATAAGTTCATTTATATTTTTTTCAATATTTTTATTTTCAGTTATTACGATTGGTACGTTTATTATGCTATTTATATACTCATTGTTTTTAGTTATAGTTTGAGTATCTATTTGTGCTACTATAGGATTTGTGTTTATATCTTTTATTTTATTATTAAATACTGTAACTGGAATTTTAAAATCATAAATGTTTTTCCTATTACTAATTTGGTATGGATTAAAATATACACATATACCTTCATTAGTTATATAGTAATTTGTATATTTATCTATTTTAATTTTATTTTTATCTATTTTAATATTTTTTTTATTAGCATCATTAATAATATAATTTTCTATTGTATCTTTATAATCTTGATTATTTTTCAAGAAGTTGTCTAGATATATTCTTTGTCCTGTTTTTAAATCAAATACATAACTATCTTTTATTCTTTCATATTTTTTATTTTTAATATATACATCTTTATATATAAGAATATTTAATACATTTTTATCTTCAAATACCACATGATAATTTATGTCTATTTTCTCGCCTCTATAATTTTTAGAAACATCTTTTTTTTGTTTTTTTAAATTAATAAATTCATTTATATTTTTTCTTATATATGTATTTATATATCTTTCTATATCTTTATCCTCATAGTCTACAACTGGCATATTTACATTAAATTTAAGTCCTCCATAATCAATACTACTTTTATCTGCTATTATCTTTACAGTTTTAAAACCTTGTATTATTGATGTTTTTATTTCATTGATACTCATATTTTCATTTAATTTTAAATTTATAAAAATAGCAGAAATTGATACAATTGTAATTATAATTAAGGATATAATCTTTTTTATATTTACCATAGTATATATTCCTCCTGTTGCATAATATATAGTATGTGATTTATAAGTAAAAAATATTATACCTATATTTTGTAATACAATTTATTTTTCTTAATTTACTAACAAACATATACTTTTTTAAGCATAAAAAAAGCCTTAAAGTTAAACTTTAAGGCTTTTTATTTATCTTCCTAATATTTTATTAATTTGTTGTTTGTATGCGTCAGCTTTAGCTCCGTATATAACTTGGATTCCTTTACCAACTTCCATAACCCCAACAGCACCAAGTTCTTTAAATCTAGTTTTTTGAACTTTAGAAGTATCTTTTACTTCAACTCTTAGTCTAGTTATACATGCATCTACAGAAACTATATTTTCAGCTCCTCCTAATGCCTCTAAAACATATGGTGCATTTTCTTCTATTTCACTATTAGCTGATTTCCCACCTTTTTCTGCTTGATAATCAGCTTTTGTATATAATTTTGTTTCTTCTTCATTTTCATCTCTACCTGGAGTTTTTAAGTTTAATTTAAGTATTAAAGTCTTGAATAAGAAGTAGTAAACTACTGCATATACAGCTCCTACCATTATAACTCTTAACCAGTTAGTTGGAACTCCTGCTCCTGCTGGAAGTATTCCGAATAATGCGAAGTCTATAAATCCTCCAGAGAATGTCATTCCTATAAATACATTTAATACATCCATTAATAAGAATGAAATACCTGCAAGTATACAGTGAACTCCATATAAAACTGGTGCAACAAATAAGAATGTAAATTCTAATGGTTCAGTTATACCTGTTAAGAAAGATGTAACTGCTGCTGATAATAATAAACTTCCAACAACTTTTTTCTTACTTGGAGCAGCTGTATGATACATTGCTAATGCTGCTGCAGGTAATCCAAACATCATGAATGGGAATTTACCAGCCATAAATCTTGTTGTTCCTGCTACTATTCTTGACATAGTTTCTGGTGAAGCTCCTACTAAATCCTGCATACTTCCTAATTGTGCAAAGTATGCATAGTTTGCACCTTGAACTGTTTGCCAAGCTCCATCTATTAAAACGTGACCATCAACAAAAGAACCAAACCAGAATGGTGTATAGAATACATGGTGTAATCCAAATGGTATTAATGATCTTTCTATAACTCCGTAGAAGAATGTTCCTACTGCACCTGCATTGTTAACTCCTAATGCTATAAATGCTATTCCATCTTGAACAAATGGCCAAACAAATGCAAGTATTCCACCTACAATTGCCATAGCTATTGAAACTACTATTGGAACAAATCTTGATCCTGAGAAGAATCCTATAACTTGTGGTAATTGTATATTGTAATATTTATTGTGTAAAGTAGATGTAACTATACCAGTTATAATACCACCAAATACAGACATATTAAGTGTGTATATACCTAATGTTGTAGTTACATATGTTGCATACTGAGCTGGAGTGCTATCTGGAGTTATAACTCCTAATTGTGTAACTCCTAATCCAAGTAATACACCTATAACTTTATTCATTATTAAGAATCCAAATACTGAAGCAAGTGCTGATGTACCTTTATCCTCTTTTGCAAGTCCTACTGCTGTACCAACTGCAAATAATAGAGGTAAGTTTCCAAATACTATATCTCCTACACCTTGCATTATCTGTAAAATTACTGTTACTGCAGGTATAGATACAAATGCTATTAGTGGTTGGTATATAGCTGGCGCATTTTGTAATGCTGCTATATTAAGAAGTGCTCCACCAACTCCTAATAATATCCCTGCAACAGGTAATGCTGCTATTGGAAGCATTATTGCTTTACCTATTCTTTGTAAAAATTGAAGCATATTATAATTCCTCCTTAATTTTTTAGTATGACTAATCAAATTAAATTTAAATTAACATTTTATACATATTACTATGATAAATAAAAAAGAGCTAAAATATTCATATTTTTACGTATTATAAAATAATCGTATAAATACAAATATATTAGCTCTTGCCTGCTTTACCAGTAACACGCTCATTTATTAAGTATATGTTAATTATAGCATCTAATTTAAACTTTGTAAACAGTTTCCCGACTTTTTTCTACATTATTTTTTTGTTTTTGTTATTAGTCTATCAATGTGTAGTGTAATGAATCCTATTTCATTTTCACTTAGCTTTATATCATAATTTTCATTTAAATAATTGCATAATGTTTCAGATATATTGTATGAGTTCTTTAACTTTTCCTTTATATGATCTAATAACATATTTTCTTCTGAAATTCCTTTTACAGCTCTATTTATAGCTAGCCTTAAATGTATTATCAGCCTATTATAATATATAGAATCTTTGCATATATTTATACCTAATTCTTTTTCTAAAAAATCAATAGCTTCTTTAATTATTATAGCTTGCTTAGCACTATCAACAACTTTTGTTTTATTTAATATTCCATTTATATGCATCGTTACAAACGCAACTTCATCTTCTGTTAAATTTATACCTAGTGCTCTATTTATAAAATCAATTATATCTTTAGCTAAATCCCACTCATATTCATATAGAGTTTTTAATTCTGCCTTAAATTGATTTTCTAAATATATATTGTCAAAGTATCTTTCTATAGCAAATACTAAGTGGTCTAACAATGCCATATGAGATTTATCATTCATATCCACATTTATACTATTATCTAATATAGATAAACTTTCTGTGGCAACACCAATATAGGTTGGATTTATAGAGTTATATAATTCTTCTATATTTTTATATCTATCTTCATTTATAACAAATATTTTTTCAATTTTATTAGTATCTTTAAAAATTGAATTTACAGTTGCCTTAAATCCAATTCCACTTCCTACTAAAATGTACTCTTTATTTTGATTTTCTTCTACGCATAAGATAACATTATTATTGAAGCTCTTTATAATTTTGTACATATATGCCCTCCTAACTATAGACTATGTGAGAGTTGAATTAAATATGGTTTTCCCATATATAAATATACAATATTTCATACTTTAAGTATACCTGTTTATTTATAATTAATCGCTAAATTTACATAATATTAAATATTTTTATAAAACTTTTTTTATCCAAAACAAAAATCTAATTTAATATTTTATTTTCATTTTTGTCCTTTTAGGGTATAATATGCATTAGGTATATACATAACTTTTTAACAATCTTGTTATTGTTATTAAAGTTAATTTTCTTATGGAGGTTTTTAATATGTTAGTTTCAGCTAAAGAAATGTTAAACAAAGCTAGAGAAGGTAAATATGCTGTTGGTCAATTCAACATAAATAACTTAGAGTGGACTAAAGCAGTATTACTTACAGCTCAGGAAAACAATTCTCCAGTTATACTAGGGGTATCTGAAGGTGCTGGTAAGTACATGGGTGGATATAAAACTATAGTTGGTATGGTTAATGGAATGTTAGAAGAATTAAATATAACAGTTCCAGTAGCTCTACATTTAGATCATGGTAGTTATGAAGGAGCATTAAAAGTAATAGAAGCAGGATTCTCTTCTGTAATGTTTGATGGTTCTCATTATTCTATTGAAGAAAATATAGAAAAAACAAAAGAAGTAATAAAAATAGCAAATGCTAAGGGGATATCTGTAGAAGCAGAAGTTGGTTCTATAGGTGGAGAAGAAGATGGTGTTGTTGGTGCTGGTGAAATAGCTGACCCTAATGAATGTAAGTTAATAGCTGATTTAGGTGTTGATATGTTAGCAGCTGGTATAGGAAACATACATGGTCAATATCCAGAAAATTGGGCTGGATTAAACTTTGATGCTTTAGAAGCTATAAACAATGTTACAGGAGACATGCCATTAGTTTTACATGGTGGAACAGGTATACCTGCTGATATGATAAAAAAAGCTATATCTTTAGGTGTTTCTAAAATAAACGTTAATACAGAGTGTCAATTAGCTTTCGCTGCTGCTACTCGTAAATATATAGAAGAAGGAAAAGACCTACAAGGTAAAGGTTTTGACCCTCGTAAAGTTTTAGCTCCAGGATTTGAAGCTATAAAAGCTACTGTTAAAGAGAAAATGGAATTATTCGGTTCTATAAACAAAGCTTAATATATAAATTGAAAGCTATCTCACAAATTGAGATAGCTTTTTTTATTTATATTATTTTAATTTTTCTTATATAATTTTACAATTGTTTCAACATGAGGAGTATTTGGGAACATGTCCATGCATTTAACCTTTTCTACCTCATATCCATATTTTTTAAACTCTACTAAGTCTAATACTAAAGTTTTTGGATTACAAGATATATAAACTATTTCTTTAGAATCAAATTTTGATATATCTCTTATAGCATCTTTATGAACTCCTGGTCTTGGTGGATCTACTATTATTATATCTGGCTTAGCTTTTAATTTATTAACTGTTTTAGCTACATCACCTGCTATAAATTCACAATTTGTTAAGTTGTTTAACTTTGCATTTTTATTTGCAGCTTCAACAGCTTCCTCTATAATCTCTATACCATAAACTTTTTTAGCTTTCTCAGCCATAACTTGTCCTATTGTTCCAGTCCCACTATATAAGTCAAATACTACTTTATCATTATGTTCCCCGACAAACTCTCTAGCTATTTTGTATAATTCTTCAGCACCTTTAGTGTTTGTTTGGAAGAATGAGAATGGAGATATTTTAAATTTAAGACCTAAAAGTTCCTCTTGTATATAATCTCTTCCATGTAAAACTATTAGTTCATCGCAATTAACTGCATCTGCTAACCCGTCATTTATTGTGTGTAATATACTTACTAAATCAGCTTTTAAGTCTAAGTTTAGAAGCATATCTTTATATTCTGTCATGTCGAAATCTTCTTGAGATGATGTAACGATGTTAACCATCATTTCATTTGTGTTTATACCTTTTCTTACTACAAGATTTCTTAAATAACCTTTATGACTCATGTTTCTGTAATAAGGTGTATTCTTTTCGTTAAAATATTCTACTGTAGATGTTAAAACATTTATAAAGTCATTGTCTACTAAAAAACATCCATCAACAGTTAAAATATCAATATGCTTTCCTTTTTTGTGTAATCCTAAAGTTAATGGTCCATCTTTCATTTCATCCCCGAAAGTATACTCCATTTTGTTTCTATATTCTTTAGTTTGAGGGCTTTGCTCGATACCTTGGAAGTTAAATCCAAATATATCTTGCTCTAAAAATAAATCCATTACTTGTCTTTCTTTTATTTCTAATTGTTTTTCATAAGGTACAGATAAAATACTACATCCACCACATACGTTAAAATGCTTGCATGGTGTTTCAGTCTCTAGTGGTGAACTTTCTAAAAGTTCCATCATTTTTACTTCCGCTTTTCCACTTTTAGTTTTTTTAACTGAAGCCTTAACTTTTTGTCCAGTTATGCCGCCTTTCATATATATGTCTCTATTTCCTAAACGACTTACTGACGTTCCTCCAAATTCCATTTTATCTATCTCAAATTCTATGATATCTCTTCTTTTCACTCTTTAATCCTCCGTATACAAAATTATCTTTCTTCTATTAATTTAACTTCTTCTTCTGTTAATTCTCTATATTCTCCCAACTCTAAACTTTCATCTAAATTTAGTTTTCCCATAGAAAGTCTCTTTAAGTACGTAACTTTTTTGTCTACACTTTCAAACATCCTTTTTACTTGATGAAACTTGCCTTCATGTATAGTAAGTTCTATTTTAGATACGTCTCCGCTTTCAAGAATAATAAGTTCTGCTGGCATAGTTTTATAGCCATCATCTAATATTACGCCTTCTTTAAAAGCTTTTATATCATCTTCTGTTACAACTCCATCAATTTCTGCAAAGTAAGTTTTAGGAACATGACTCTTTGGTGATAAAACCCTATGTGATAATTGT
The nucleotide sequence above comes from Paraclostridium bifermentans. Encoded proteins:
- a CDS encoding DUF3298 domain-containing protein, translated to MVNIKKIISLIIITIVSISAIFINLKLNENMSINEIKTSIIQGFKTVKIIADKSSIDYGGLKFNVNMPVVDYEDKDIERYINTYIRKNINEFINLKKQKKDVSKNYRGEKIDINYHVVFEDKNVLNILIYKDVYIKNKKYERIKDSYVFDLKTGQRIYLDNFLKNNQDYKDTIENYIINDANKKNIKIDKNKIKIDKYTNYYITNEGICVYFNPYQISNRKNIYDFKIPVTVFNNKIKDINTNPIVAQIDTQTITKNNEYINSIINVPIVITENKNIEKNINELIKNDIMNGYFEVEEEAKDFLKNTPKEYITPYIYNVDFDVKKNSDSMLSILIKIYQYSGGAHGYYENRSYNIFIENGQNLNLKDLFKENSDYKKVINGLIRDEIKENKQEYSFKSISENQKFYIQDDKLVIYFDLYEIAPFAGGIPEFRISADKINHILNEKYINIFK
- a CDS encoding PrsW family intramembrane metalloprotease, with protein sequence MKLDLLIISLAPTIAILIWIYIKDKYDKEPIKVLIRLFFIGTLISIPAIAIEDILLKAKIDNSHLNLIYTAFVVAAATEEILKIMILIPYTLRSRHYTEKLDGIVYSIFTTLGFATIENLIYIFHGNQLNLLQIGLARAVISIPAHVLFAINMGYYLSMYKFNLDKPKVRKVFLAKLILIPIVLHGVFDVLAMIKTTWASICFVIYLIYLWKISLDKLDEYTDYARRRFLRLKKRKHKHKK
- a CDS encoding pseudouridine synthase: MAKKQRLDKVLSNLGYGSRAEIKRDCKNGLVKVNGKIENNPGLQVDTDKDIINFDGETIEYKEFIYLMLNKPDGYISATFDKHDPIVLDLIDKKSLAFEPFPVGRLDKDTEGLLVLTNDGQLSHRVLSPKSHVPKTYFAEIDGVVTEDDIKAFKEGVILDDGYKTMPAELIILESGDVSKIELTIHEGKFHQVKRMFESVDKKVTYLKRLSMGKLNLDESLELGEYRELTEEEVKLIEER
- the rlmD gene encoding 23S rRNA (uracil(1939)-C(5))-methyltransferase RlmD; this translates as MKRRDIIEFEIDKMEFGGTSVSRLGNRDIYMKGGITGQKVKASVKKTKSGKAEVKMMELLESSPLETETPCKHFNVCGGCSILSVPYEKQLEIKERQVMDLFLEQDIFGFNFQGIEQSPQTKEYRNKMEYTFGDEMKDGPLTLGLHKKGKHIDILTVDGCFLVDNDFINVLTSTVEYFNEKNTPYYRNMSHKGYLRNLVVRKGINTNEMMVNIVTSSQEDFDMTEYKDMLLNLDLKADLVSILHTINDGLADAVNCDELIVLHGRDYIQEELLGLKFKISPFSFFQTNTKGAEELYKIAREFVGEHNDKVVFDLYSGTGTIGQVMAEKAKKVYGIEIIEEAVEAANKNAKLNNLTNCEFIAGDVAKTVNKLKAKPDIIIVDPPRPGVHKDAIRDISKFDSKEIVYISCNPKTLVLDLVEFKKYGYEVEKVKCMDMFPNTPHVETIVKLYKKN
- the sleC gene encoding spore cortex-lytic germination protein SleC, with the protein product MQDGFLTVSVVDSTTNFPVVGANVNVYSVGDDNKASTVIYQNLKTDISGQVVGLNLAAPDLIYSQQPSDVRPYSQYIVEVIKDGYETIIINGTQVLATVIAQQGIQMIPRQRSKRLYSRQNEIVVDIGAHTLWGTYPPKIPESDLKPIPPPTGFVVLDNPVVPEFVVVHDGLPENKNAPDYWVYFKDYVKNVASSEIYSTWPTETILANVIAIVSFTLNRVFTEWYRSKGYSFTITSTTAYDHKYIHERNVFDTISIAVDEVFNTFIKRPPTARQPLLAQYCDGNKTQCPGQMTQWGSKNLGDQGLSYEEILRKFYGESIVLEKAPVVSGVPVSFPGEALKVGSSGKDVRTIQNQLNAISKGYPAIPKVKEDGVFGQDTADSVKVFQGIFGLPQSGIVDFKTWYELSRVYVAVTKIASLNPTI
- a CDS encoding PRD domain-containing protein, which translates into the protein MYKIIKSFNNNVILCVEENQNKEYILVGSGIGFKATVNSIFKDTNKIEKIFVINEDRYKNIEELYNSINPTYIGVATESLSILDNSINVDMNDKSHMALLDHLVFAIERYFDNIYLENQFKAELKTLYEYEWDLAKDIIDFINRALGINLTEDEVAFVTMHINGILNKTKVVDSAKQAIIIKEAIDFLEKELGINICKDSIYYNRLIIHLRLAINRAVKGISEENMLLDHIKEKLKNSYNISETLCNYLNENYDIKLSENEIGFITLHIDRLITKTKK
- a CDS encoding PTS transporter subunit EIIC, which codes for MLQFLQRIGKAIMLPIAALPVAGILLGVGGALLNIAALQNAPAIYQPLIAFVSIPAVTVILQIMQGVGDIVFGNLPLLFAVGTAVGLAKEDKGTSALASVFGFLIMNKVIGVLLGLGVTQLGVITPDSTPAQYATYVTTTLGIYTLNMSVFGGIITGIVTSTLHNKYYNIQLPQVIGFFSGSRFVPIVVSIAMAIVGGILAFVWPFVQDGIAFIALGVNNAGAVGTFFYGVIERSLIPFGLHHVFYTPFWFGSFVDGHVLIDGAWQTVQGANYAYFAQLGSMQDLVGASPETMSRIVAGTTRFMAGKFPFMMFGLPAAALAMYHTAAPSKKKVVGSLLLSAAVTSFLTGITEPLEFTFLFVAPVLYGVHCILAGISFLLMDVLNVFIGMTFSGGFIDFALFGILPAGAGVPTNWLRVIMVGAVYAVVYYFLFKTLILKLNLKTPGRDENEEETKLYTKADYQAEKGGKSANSEIEENAPYVLEALGGAENIVSVDACITRLRVEVKDTSKVQKTRFKELGAVGVMEVGKGIQVIYGAKADAYKQQINKILGR
- the fba gene encoding class II fructose-1,6-bisphosphate aldolase, whose amino-acid sequence is MLVSAKEMLNKAREGKYAVGQFNINNLEWTKAVLLTAQENNSPVILGVSEGAGKYMGGYKTIVGMVNGMLEELNITVPVALHLDHGSYEGALKVIEAGFSSVMFDGSHYSIEENIEKTKEVIKIANAKGISVEAEVGSIGGEEDGVVGAGEIADPNECKLIADLGVDMLAAGIGNIHGQYPENWAGLNFDALEAINNVTGDMPLVLHGGTGIPADMIKKAISLGVSKINVNTECQLAFAAATRKYIEEGKDLQGKGFDPRKVLAPGFEAIKATVKEKMELFGSINKA
- the lepB gene encoding signal peptidase I, which translates into the protein MVNLSANVKKEIIEWIKIIVTSLVIALVITHFVRPTLVQGSSMYPTLEEKDYLIINRVAYNHKEPQRGDIIVFKSDLVQANGKEKDLVKRVIGVPGDQLKITNGDVYINGKLQNEPYIHGQKTEGEIDTTIPKGYIFAMGDNRGNSMDSRDPEVGIVKESDIMGKVVIRLLPFNKIGKVS